The following nucleotide sequence is from Penicillium digitatum chromosome 5, complete sequence.
CCCTAGTGCGATGGAGATTGGCAAGATGTTTTGTATCGTCAATGCCCAGAACAACAAGCGTGAAGCATGGCATGGCAGTAGGCAGCAGAGTCCTTTCAATTGTGTGGGGAGTAATAAGTATCGTCATGTAGCCGGTGTTTGACCAAACAGGCTTTCTATGAAGCGCAGTCAAGTTGGTGTCGCAAAAGTCGAGAGCAGATTTGGTGACCGCTGAATTGGAGATCTCCATTAAATATGCCCATAGCTCTTGGAGGATAATGCCGTGGGCCACGATTGCGATATCTTGTCGGCCGTGTGGGTCACACATCAGTAGTGGGAGCAGGTGCTCGTCGAAAAAGTTTTCAACCCTCTTTCTCATTGATGCTTTTGACTCGGGCGTTACCCAGTCTTGAGGCCTTGGCAATGGAGGAGAGGTTTTCCAAAAGCGGCCTTCCATCGATCCGTAATCTTTCTCTCTTAAATTCCCAGTCAATATCGGTTGCAAGGGTATTTCACCAGAGGGTAAAACCTGTGCACGGCAAACTCCCTCAGCTGTAATTCTTGCTCGACTTAAGTCGGAAGAGAACACCGTCATAAATTGGGTTGAATTGGAGACGAAATGCTGTGCAAGGCAATTGATCTGAGCCATCCCATGGTTGGTCAGTGCTGAGTCAGTGGTGCCAGCCCTATCACAAGGTCAGTCAAGTGGAGATGCCCGTTCAGAAATCCGAGTTCTTACAGGACTTTTCCGACGTTATGCACGGTTTCGGCATGGCGAATTAGATATAACTGCATTGCCGCAGGGGAAGCTGGTTATGTGGAAACAAGTGGAGACCTATAATCTGGAAGACTGGTggagaaaaggagagaagTAGATGAAGAGGATCCTATAGAGTGAAACTTCTAGGAACAAAAACTGCGGCCTTGCGAGCATCAATAAAGAATAATTGGGGTGTTGGGAGCAAGTTGGTTAAGCACCGAAAACGCTAGCCGTTTTAGGAAATGTATGGTGCCTCAGAATTCAGGGAGTGCATGAGGCTCTGCGACGAATGGCCATCTTTGTTGATCTACATTTTAAAAGCTTAGAAGCAGCTTTGCGTTTGAACTAATCAATATCACACGTAGAATACGATGAACTGTGGAATTGAGGCCAAAACGACCGCACTCGATACGGCCGCGTTTCTATTGTAATGACAAGatttgtcagggtgcgggctggcaggacggtatgataggagatgactggcagggacaggtcgtaacagatcagattcacattgacaggcaggtacaggcaggggcaggctaatatacaagacgtagctcgaagagctacaacaggatctagaactgaagttcaagataaacaggtcggagatcacgtgccgtgatcttcctctaactaagcatcacggttcgcaccgtgacaagaTTCCTCTTTAAGATATATATTAATGTGTATAAATTAGCGTATATAGTACTTCGGTATAGCTATTTAGACAGTCGCGTAAAGTTAAAACGCGGGAGATTAAAAGTATAGGTAGCGGTAGTAATAGTACGAATCTCTTACTTCTTTAGTAGCCTAGGTAGCTAATAAAAGCCTACCCTCTCTATTAAATCTTTTAGAGCTTCGGGAGCGAATTGGTGGTATGGTAGGTGGTTGAAATGACTAAGTGCTAATTCCTAgacgtgttttggtttaGGGTGGcggctcgcttgtgaaatacgttaactagcggcctgatttgtccACAGGATTACTATGGTAACCCCTAGTGGGTACGTGATTCGAGAGCATCAGTGGGACCGATCTGAACTACCGTCGTTAAGCTTTGACCTAGTGACAGAGATCTATTGGTTCAACACTGTATGGAACTACCAATAGATAGGGCATTAAAAATACTCTGAGTTCTCTGACTAACTAAAACgacaaaatccgctctttttccaaaCTGTGCGGACAACGCCGACTAAACATAACATATAATTTGTGTGGGCCATACCATCATAGCGGTCTGTAGATTTTCCGGGGCATTCcaccctgttttcaaccCTGTCTTGCACCACTGGTTTCGACATTTAGTCCTGTTACAAATCTGCCTTGTGCACAAAAGCCGTTACACAAAGTCGCAAGGCAATACCAACCTTTGGCACCGGGCTGCTGGTCACTTTTGGGAGGTAGCGGGCTGGCACTGGAAGCGTGTCAGGACGTTCAAGCAGGCAAACCTACGCCAAAGGAATGCGAGTGATCGTAGCCGAGTCGAAGTGTGATTGGCAAACCGCCAAGTCTTTACTGTCTCGCGTTGCGGGCGAAGAtggcttttttcttctcttgacATTGGAGTATAGTCGATTACGGCTAGAATGGGAAACTTGTGAAGCAGAAGACCTTTTGGGGCAGATGAAGACGAAATACCCCCATCCAATCCTTAAGCAGGTGGAGCTTGACCACAATTATGAGGGTGCCAAAGTGACTGGCAACCCGCAAAGGATCGGTCACCATCAGGGGTTGCGTCGTGCCTACAAAAGGAAGTTCGGTTCTTTCTGGAATGAACCCGATGATTTTCGCAAGGCGTTCCAGATCATGGCTGCAGAAATGCGGCTTGCTCGTAACAAGGTGTGGTATGCACACCCAGCTCGTGCTAGGAGAACAGAACTTCAGTCTCATTCTCAACACGGCTCTAACTCTGGTTTGGATTCTCGTGCTGGTCTTGGATCAGAGACAGAATCCCGATCTCAATCCCAATCTCGACATCAGCCTCAGCAAGTAGATATCGACCAGTAACTCACCTTGCTAGACAGGACACAAGAAGAGCTATTCAATAGGCGAGATAGGATCAAAGCCATCCTACGCCAGGGATCGAGCGAAGAATGCACAGAAGCCCTCAAAGCAGTGGAGCAAAGTACAATAATGCTGCTCGCCGACTTTGAGGAGTCAGCGACTTCACTGATAGCCCAGGTTGATGAGGCTGATGACATGTCCGATGAATAGACAGCCGAATCTCAAAAAGTTATGATGCTCATAATGGAAGCCGAGTCGAGAGCCAATGCAGAGAAATAACTCTCTACTAAGTCAAATTCCGAGAAATGGTAGCCAAGCCAGAAAATTCTGCAAGCAATTTGATGAAGCGCAAGCCAAGACGAACCGCTACTTTGAAAGATGCAAGACTACACTTGACgcggaggggggggggagattGGAAGATATGGAGCAAGAACTGTGACTCGATTCATGCATCAAATTGTTCAAGATAGGTCAGGGAGGTGATTGGAATCAAAATGCATTGGTGGAATATTTACAATAGAAACCTGAGCAGAGCAAAAGTCTGGCATCAGCAATTAAACGCAACTAATTTGACACGATCTCTTTCAACAAGTCTTTCTCAATATTCCTCTGAATCCCTCACATTCAACTCCGGAGAGCCAATTGTTTCGCCACTGGGAATTTGAGCCTCCTCGGTCGTATTTAGTCCAGAGCGCCAATCTTCCACGGCCGGTGGGCTCTCTTTCGCAGCACTATCGAACATCCGTCAGCAACAAGCACAAGCTAACGGTGACGAAAGCCATCAACTAGAGATTCCTACTCATGCTCCCGATCCTCAGTATCTGTCGTCCACTCCTCGGGAAGCGGCGGGCGCAGTGTATCTGCGGGATTCAGTCCTTCCTGTCTCGCAGAGGGCTCCATATTGTACTGTCCGTGATTTGAATCAGATTCCGGCTCTAGTGTCTCTTCGTGGTTCGCGTCTAGAACTGAATCTGGTGTCTGTGATTCGAGCAGTGTATGGGCGGCCTGGTCTTCGATAGGAACGTCAGAGCTCTGAAGCGCTCTTCGATGTCCGACTGGTGTCGAAGTAGCATTTGCTCTGCTGGTTCTGCCATTATCGGAGCTCTTTGCAGATTGCTTGCAGTCGtggttctggttctgagGGGTTTGGCACCAAGGACAATCGAATTTATCTGCGTAGGCACGGTGCCAGCTTGCATGTGTGTGTTGTTGGTATCTTCTCATGATTGATTTGTAGATGTAAGTTTGTAGGTGGAGGAATGTATATACAAGGGGTGAAATGAAGGTGGTTTCATGTTTTCCGGGATCATACGGCTTTTTTAAGCGGGGATTGATGGCAAACTTGGAACTTTCTAACCGTTTTGCTTATTTCTTTTGCGTCCTTGCTGCTTGAACAGCCACCAAGTTGCTGTGCTGGCAATGCACTCGCGGGGTGAATGGTCACTTATCACAGCAATGGCGCTTGTGCATGGCGTCGATCTAATTTTGATAGGCTACCCTTGCACAAATTCAATGGCATGATGCACGGACAAATAATCATAATTATATAATCATACTATCATTACCTCGGGCTACGCAATACAGATCCCAGCTACGGACAGATGCAAGGAGGCAAATGAGGGAACAAGACAGATGGACATTGGGGGGAGCAGTTAGAACTGAATAAAGAAAATTGCCTTCAATAAACACCGAACTAATGCCCCCCCAAGAAAAACCCCTTCCGataataaaaataaaaaaaaagtggtaTGTGCCATGATCCGTCAATAACTACGACACTTGAATAAAACGCTGGCAGTTGCCTATTCCCTCAATTGAAGATATTGGTAGGAACTTTTGGTGGGAAAGATATGAAGCGAGACGCTTAAGCAGCAAGCTTGCGGATCTTCTCCTCGACGCGAGCCTTGCGCTCGGCGTGGGTGAGGCGGTTGACCTTGTACTTCTTGGACTCAGCCTTCCACTCCtccttggtcttcttgggACCAGCATTCTCATCGGCCTTGAAGGGGTCCTCACGGATGGCCTTGTGGGCATCAGCGTAGATCTCCTCGAGGTCACCAGCATCGATCTCGTTCTCAATGTACTTGATGAACTGGGACTTGTAGcgctcctcatcctcatcggcAAGGGTCTCCATGTACTCAGAGACGTGGGAACCGTGGATGTAGTTCTTGAGGGTCTCAGCGTCGAGCTCCTCGGACTCGATGTCGTAGCCGGGGAAACGGCGGTCGGAGTGGGGGATGAAGATACCACCGTCGGAGGCACCCTTCATGGCAGCGAAGACACGGTTACCGGTGGAGGTGCGGACGAGACCAACATCGAGGAAGGCCTTGAAGGGGCGGCGCTCGCCATCGTCGGTCTCGATGGCCTCAGTGAGAGTGTGCTCACCGGTAACCTCCTCGACACCCTTGAACTGCTCGTCAAGGTTGAGCTTCTTCAGGACACGACGGGCAAGGAGCAGACCGGTAGCGTAGGCGGCAGCCCAGTTGGTAAGACCCTGGTCGATGCCGTACTTGGGGAGCTCGTGAGCGTAGGCCGAGGCGAAAACCTTGTCACCGGTGACCTCAGAGTAGACGATCTGGGTGACGATGTCGCGGTTGGTGAAGCGAACAACCATGCGGTACTTGGGCGCATTGTACTTGTTCTTGGCCTGGGTGATCAGGCGCTTGCGAGCATAGTAGTCGGTCTTACCCTCGCGGCGGCGGCGGTACTTAGTCTGGAAGCGACTATAATTGGAAGCAAAAAGTTTAGCAAACAGAGATATTTCGAAAAGATTTTTGAACCAAGGGTTCTGCATACCTGAAGTAGGCGTTGTTCTTGACGGTCTTGGTGAAAGGCTGGAGAGCGAGATCGCGAGTCAGCAATTAACGCTTCAGAAATTAAGCCGAAGCAACTTGCAGGGACCCGGCTCCAATAGGAATTGGAGAGAGAATACGAAGCCAAAGGGAATGCATAATGGCTTTTCAGCCATCAGCGATCACTCACCATTTTGACGGGGTGTCGAGGGCGCTGGAGATggacgaagaagagaaagcgGGAAATTTCGTGGGTCGACTTTGTGCGGGATTTCGCTTAGCGTGTGGCTGCATCCCCCGCCAGAAAACGAGGTCGGCGACGAGTGGGAACATCAACTTTCTAAACTACGGAAAATTAAAGAAAAACTACAACAAATTCAGGAAAATTGGAGAAATTACGAAAATGTTCAGGAGCTATTGTATTCCATTCTTTCTACATATTAAACTTCATTTTCTTCTCGAAATACTCAGTTTCGAAGTACAACGCCTCACAACCGTGCCTTATCCTCGTCCAGCAACTGAAGGCCTGTGATCTTCTCGAGTTCCTTGACAGCATCTTGGGTCTTTCCAAGTGTGACTTTCACTGTCCGCATGC
It contains:
- a CDS encoding Histidine phosphatase superfamily, clade-1, with the protein product MQLYLIRHAETVHNVGKVLAGTTDSALTNHGMAQINCLAQHFVSNSTQFMTVFSSDLSRARITAEGVCRAQVLPSGEIPLQPILTGNLREKDYGSMEGRFWKTSPPLPRPQDWVTPESKASMRKRVENFFDEHLLPLLMCDPHGRQDIAIVAHGIILQELWAYLMEISNSAVTKSALDFCDTNLTALHRKPVWSNTGYMTILITPHTIERTLLPTAMPCFTLVVLGIDDTKHLANLHRTRGGVGTAAHDTKQRKIDQFFR
- a CDS encoding 60S ribosomal protein uL18, whose protein sequence is MPFTKTVKNNAYFSRFQTKYRRRREGKTDYYARKRLITQAKNKYNAPKYRMVVRFTNRDIVTQIVYSEVTGDKVFASAYAHELPKYGIDQGLTNWAAAYATGLLLARRVLKKLNLDEQFKGVEEVTGEHTLTEAIETDDGERRPFKAFLDVGLVRTSTGNRVFAAMKGASDGGIFIPHSDRRFPGYDIESEELDAETLKNYIHGSHVSEYMETLADEDEERYKSQFIKYIENEIDAGDLEEIYADAHKAIREDPFKADENAGPKKTKEEWKAESKKYKVNRLTHAERKARVEEKIRKLAA